Sequence from the Dehalococcoidia bacterium genome:
AGTCAGGTGAATCCATAACGGAGATATCAACAATAAGATCGTGTGGGATTTCAGAAGGCAATGCTTCGACTTCAACTTCGTGCAGGTCTTCAGAGAGGTGAGCTCCACCCCGTGCACCTAGGGACTCACCTTGGAAATGTAGAGGTACTGACGCATGAACTTTCTCAGTTCTAGAAATACGAAGCAGATCTACATGGAGTAACCTCTCCGTAACTGGGTGTCTTTGTATACCCTGAACCATGACAAAATGCTCATCGTTACCTACACGAACGGTGAGTGGTGAAGTGTGGCCAACTATGCCGAGTGTTTTGATGAGATTATAGGTATCTGCTTGGAGTGAAAGCGATTCGCCTCCTTTACCATATACATGAATAGGAGTGATCCCAGATCGTCGGAGTGCTCCGACTTTTTTACCGAGAGCGACCCGGTTTTCTGCTTCTACTATAGCCTCTTCCATTTTCATTGCCTTTACAAAAAAACTGCCCCGCGATCAGGGCCATCTAAGGATATCAGAATAGCTGTTCTCTTTCCAGTAACTTGCTTGCCAATAACCTATTGTCGATCTATTAAGTGGACTTTAAGTGAAATGGGCATGTATCATCATTTTGGCAGGAGGTGGTCAAATGCGAATTCCTATGAAAGTGGACTATGGGGTAAGGGCATTAATTGAACTTGCTCAGAATATAGAATCAGGAAAGCTTGTGCGAACTGCAGAAATTGCAGAGAGGCAAGGAATACCTGAACCGTACCTTGACCAAGTACTCACTACGCTAAATAAATTTGGTTTTATTCGCAGCCGGCGAGGCCCTCAAGGAGGGCATGTTCTTGCGCGACCTTCTTTTGAAATCACGCTGGATGAAGTGGTGGCCACCCTCGAAGGAAGAACACCGCCATTAGAATGCTTTGATGATTCTTCGTGTTGTGCTGTTTCAGATGACTGCGCACAAAGAGATATATGGCGCGACGTTGAAGAGGCTATCAACGCAGTTCTAACGACCACTTCGATTGGCGAGCTTGCGTTTCGGCAAAAGAAGAAGGTAGTTCAACCGCTTAATTTTGTTAATTATTAATTAAAAAGCCTAGATTTGTTTAAAGAATAGGAGATTCAATGGCTACGGCATTGCAACTGACACCAGAACAAGTAAAAAGGTATAGCAGGCACATAATCATGCCTCAAATAGGTAGTGGTGGTCAGCGGAAACTAATCGATTCAAAAGTGTTGGTTGTTGGTGCTGGCGGACTGGGCGGACCTGTCGCTTTGTACCTAGCGTTGGCAGGCGTCGGAACTATTGGATTGGTAGATTTCGATACAGTAGATTTAAGCAATCTACAACGACAGGTTTTACATAATAGTGAAACGGTAGGCATGCCAAAAGTTGAATCTGCAATTTTAACGCTTTCTCGCTACAACCCAGAAGTAAATGTGATTCCTCACGAATTCCCAATTAACTCAGAGAACGCAATGGAATTGATCTCTCAGTACGATATTGTTGTTAATGGAGCAGACAACTTTGCCACAAGATACTTGGTCAATGATGCGGCTTATCTCAGTAGTAAGCCTGTGGTCGATGGCAGCATTTTAATTTTTGATGGACAAGTAACGGTATATGAACCCGGTAAAGGGTGCTATCGCTGCTTATTTCCAGAACCTCCTCCTCCAGGACTTGTGCCCAACTGCGCTGAAGCTGGTGTTTTAGGGGCATTAACAGGCACTATCGGTAGTATTCAAGCTACAGAAGTTGCAAAGCTCATTTTAGGAGTGGGAGAAACCCTGACGGAGCGACTGTTGCTCG
This genomic interval carries:
- the moeB gene encoding molybdopterin-synthase adenylyltransferase MoeB, whose amino-acid sequence is MATALQLTPEQVKRYSRHIIMPQIGSGGQRKLIDSKVLVVGAGGLGGPVALYLALAGVGTIGLVDFDTVDLSNLQRQVLHNSETVGMPKVESAILTLSRYNPEVNVIPHEFPINSENAMELISQYDIVVNGADNFATRYLVNDAAYLSSKPVVDGSILIFDGQVTVYEPGKGCYRCLFPEPPPPGLVPNCAEAGVLGALTGTIGSIQATEVAKLILGVGETLTERLLLVDGLNMEFRVVRTRRNPNCPLCGDTPTVTELIDYEIFCGLVPTEEASSPTH
- a CDS encoding 50S ribosomal protein L25, whose amino-acid sequence is MEEAIVEAENRVALGKKVGALRRSGITPIHVYGKGGESLSLQADTYNLIKTLGIVGHTSPLTVRVGNDEHFVMVQGIQRHPVTERLLHVDLLRISRTEKVHASVPLHFQGESLGARGGAHLSEDLHEVEVEALPSEIPHDLIVDISVMDSPDSVIRAGDLSLPAGVTLVTDPDSFIARVIQRRGATAATSAEEATAPSGEEIAVSTNTVSDTTEPESSEGSSEEAEVSTEEAD
- a CDS encoding Rrf2 family transcriptional regulator; this translates as MRIPMKVDYGVRALIELAQNIESGKLVRTAEIAERQGIPEPYLDQVLTTLNKFGFIRSRRGPQGGHVLARPSFEITLDEVVATLEGRTPPLECFDDSSCCAVSDDCAQRDIWRDVEEAINAVLTTTSIGELAFRQKKKVVQPLNFVNY